One Deltaproteobacteria bacterium RIFCSPHIGHO2_02_FULL_44_16 DNA segment encodes these proteins:
- a CDS encoding addiction module toxin: MYIVFEHKSVEKSLKKTPLEIRKNYLAWKRIIELEGPQGLRFIKGFHDEALKGEWQGFRSSRLNKQWRVIYKIDKEQLIVYVVEINPHTY; this comes from the coding sequence ATGTATATTGTGTTCGAACATAAGTCGGTCGAGAAGTCTTTGAAAAAGACTCCTCTTGAAATTAGGAAGAACTATCTAGCCTGGAAGCGAATTATAGAGCTCGAGGGACCACAAGGGTTACGATTTATTAAAGGTTTTCATGATGAAGCGTTGAAAGGTGAATGGCAGGGATTTCGGTCCTCTCGATTGAACAAACAATGGCGTGTTATTTATAAGATCGATAAGGAACAATTGATTGTGTATGTGGTAGAAATTAATCCACATACTTATTGA